The following coding sequences lie in one Arachis ipaensis cultivar K30076 chromosome B05, Araip1.1, whole genome shotgun sequence genomic window:
- the LOC107641312 gene encoding NAC domain-containing protein 73, which produces MNNNKISNLSSVSSSDLIDAKLEEHQWCGGSKQCPGCGHKFESKPDWLGLPAGVKFDPTDQELIEHLEAKVESKNMKSHPLIDEFIPTIEGEDGICYTHPEKLPGVTRDGLSKHFFHRPSKAYTTGTRKRRKIQNECDLQGGETRWHKTGKTRPVMVNGKQKGCKKILVLYTNFGKNRKPEKTNWVMHQYHLGQHEEEKEGELVVSKIFYQTQPRQCNWSSDRSATTTIATAEGSGEPLQNSRRDSGSGSCSSKEINIGHRDEMSAVVGVNNTPITSFTHPLDIHHHLKSDHFSFIPFRKNFDEVGIGEASTAREVQASGSCDEVVHEHVNHHHQQQQQHHHHQHHPFENGTMIWIHMAWQQQQQQQHQHHHHKIGARSASGLEELIMGCTSSDIKEESSITNTQEAEWLKYSSYWPDPDNPDHHG; this is translated from the exons ATGAATAATAATAAGATAAGCAACTTGAGCTCCGTGAGTAGCTCCGATCTCATAGATGCCAAGCTTGAAGAGCATCAGTGGTGTGGAGGATCCAAGCAGTGCCCCGGTTGCGGCCACAAGTTTGAATCCAAACCG gATTGGCTAGGTTTACCAGCAGGAGTGAAGTTTGATCCAACAGATCAAGAACTAATAGAGCATCTTGAAGCCAAAGTGGAGTCAAAGAACATGAAATCACACCCTTTGATAGATGAATTCATTCCCACCATTGAAGGTGAAGATGGGATTTGTTACACCCATCCTGAGAAACTTCCAG gAGTAACAAGAGATGGATTAAGTAAACACTTCTTCCATAGGCCTTCAAAGGCATACACAACAGGAacaagaaagaggagaaagattCAAAATGAGTGTGACTTGCAAGGTGGAGAAACAAGGTGGCATAAGACCGGTAAAACAAGACCGGTCATGGTTAACGGAAAACAGAAGGGTTGCAAGAAGATTTTGGTACTCTACACTAACTTCGGCAAGAATCGGAAGCCGGAGAAGACGAATTGGGTGATGCATCAATACCATTTGGGGCAacatgaggaggagaaagaaggAGAGCTTGTTGTGTCTAAGATATTCTACCAAACTCAGCCTAGGCAGTGTAATTGGTCGTCCGATCGGAGCGCCACCACCACCATCGCAACGGCCGAAGGGAGTGGAGAGCCATTACAAAATAGTAGAAGGGATAGTGGGAGTGGAAGTTGTTCTTCTAAGGAAATTAACATCGGTCATAGGGATGAGATGTCTGCTGTGGTTGGAGTTAATAATACTCCAATCACGAGCTTCACTCATCCCTTGGACATTCATCATCACCTCAAATCGGATCATTTTAGCTTCATTCCATTTAGGAAAAACTTTGATGAG GTTGGAATAGGAGAGGCTTCAACAGCAAGAGAAGTTCAAGCATCAGGGTCATGTGATGAAGTAGTACATGAACATGtaaatcatcatcatcagcaacaacaacaacatcatcatcatcaacatcat CCCTTTGAAAATGGAACTATGATATGGATACACATGGCatggcagcaacaacaacaacaacaacatcaacaccATCATCATAAAATTGGAGCAAGGTCTGCGTCTGGTTTGGAGGAACTCATCATGGGGTGCACTTCTTCTGATATCAAAGag GAGTCATCCATCACAAACACACAAGAAGCTGAATGGTTGAAATACTCTTCCTATTGGCCAGACCCTGACAACCCGGATCATCATGGGTAG
- the LOC107644456 gene encoding RNA polymerase II transcription factor B subunit 5, producing MVNAIKGVFISCDIPMAQYIINMNASLPASDKFIIHILDSTHMFVQPQVEQMIRSQIAKFREDNTYVKPN from the exons ATGGTTAATGCCATTAAAGGAGTTTTCATTTCCTG TGACATACCTATGGCTCAATATATCATCAATATGAATGCTTCACTTCCTGCATCTGACAAATTCATCATACATATTTTGGATAGTACCCACATGTTTGTTCAACCCCAGGTGGAACAAATGATAAGAAGTCAAATTGCCAAGTTTAGAGAGGACAATACCTATGTCAAGCCCAATTGA